One Ostrea edulis chromosome 2, xbOstEdul1.1, whole genome shotgun sequence genomic region harbors:
- the LOC125679116 gene encoding post-GPI attachment to proteins factor 2-like: MGKLESKNVEDLQLTVPFKPFAIVTVSLPAFSLLYCFLHGIIFRFNDVNETVCKASNVVPSISAVTGITPGAYLWRICIGLHATPRFAVGFMQYNYYMARISYVQKGFRPLFKKLLGLNFWLYIIENSCLVGVTYISNKENYPVHEKIFVVFMVTSCCYMLLNTLIFKWTRTDILTPTEKQSLKIKWIMFACIMTATTGLLTAFVLHRVYCVPYAFSFFSAFEYVIAYSNMGYHVSAYLEFKHKSLIAADFISTSVLTNGNVPDASDSDNITQNIDSVTQDLDDDMGVRRSLRVRKKGAGENVQ; encoded by the exons ATGGGGAAGTTAGAATCCAAGAACGTAGAAGATCTTCAACTTACAGTTCCGTTCAAGCCGTTTGCGATTGTGACTGTGTCTTTACCAGCATTTTCATTGCTGTATTGTTTTCTGCATGGTATAATTTTTCGGTTTAATGACGTCAACGAAACCGTTTGTAAG GCATCTAATGTAGTACCTTCCATCAGTGCTGTCACTGGGATCACCCCAGGAGCGTACCTCTGGAGAATCTGTATAGGACTACATGCCACACCCAGGTTTGCTGTGGGCTTCATGCAGTACAACTATTACATGGCCAGAATATCCTATGTACAGAAAGGATTTCGACCTCTTTTTAAGAAATTACTCGGCCTCAATTTCTGGTTATACATTATTGAGAATTCCTGCTTAGTGGGAGTGACATATATCTCCAACAAGGAAAACTATC CCGTTCATGAAAAGATATTTGTGGTGTTTATGGTAACCAGTTGCTGTTACATGTTACTGAACACACTCATCTTCAAATGGACCAGAACAGACATTCTAACACCAACA GAGAAACAATCCCTGAAGATCAAGTGGATAATGTTCGCATGTATAATGACAGCTACAACTGGCCTTTTAACTGCTTTTGTGTTACACAGAGTGTACTGTGTTCCATACG catttagttttttctcTGCATTTGAGTATGTGATAGCATACTCCAACATGGGATACCACGTCAGTGCATACTTAGAATTTAAACACAAGTCCTTAATAGCAGCAGACTTCATCTCAACCTCTGTACTAACCAATGGAAATGTTCCAGATGCTTCAGATTCTGATAACATCACTCAGAATATAGACAGTGTCACTCAGGATTTAGATGATGACATGGGCGTGAGAAGAAGTTTAAGGGTCAGGAAGAAGGGAGCGGGGGAAAATGTCCAGTGA